TCTCCTGTGGTGGCCTGGGTACCCAAATTCCAGGCGGCCACGCAGCCATCGCACCcctcagagcaggcaggagctaGCTGCGCCTTCCACCCTGCCAGTTTTACTCCAGCAGCGTCTCACTGCACAGCATCCGAACACAAAACCCATCACTTTCCACCGAGAACCTGCTTTGCAAAATGCCCTGTGCCGCCTTTCCCAGTCCTTCGGTTGTCCGAAGAACGACGGGAAATTAAAATCGAGTGAAAATTTGCAATAAATATTATGCATGATTTGGGTACCAGCTTCCAAGCAATCCAATTCCAAGTGAAGCAAGCGCACAAAGCCAACGAAAACCAAAGCACCCTATCCACCGACAGACACCAGTTTCCAGAAACTCGCCCCTTGCTCTCCACCAGTCCACCTCATCACCGGCGAGATTTCAATAAGAAAACCCGAAGGAGGGGGAACAACGATTTCACTTTCACAGCCCCGTTTACCAACAACGATTCAAGctctctctgctcagccagATGCATGGGACAAACCATGAAACCCAATTGTACACTAATGCACTAAAAGACCGGCCCGGATTTTCTAGATCATCTGCTAACATTTTTCCTCGTTAACGacaataataattaaaataccCGACAAACGTGGCCATTTAAGAGGGCGGATTTCAACTCACATCGCCcgtttttcttttcttccaacCTTTCGGCCAACAGTACATGCCAGAGGAAGGAGCCAGGGCCgggggctggaggggagagggggaggcCGGGTAAGTCCTCCCTGCGAACAGTCCCCAGCCTGTGACGACATGTTTGGTATGCACAAGGAAACAGCTTACCTTTCTTAATTACAGTTTGATCTGGGATGTTAATACCGGGGTCTTCTACGTGCTGCAACAAAAGGAACAGGCAGGGATGTCAGTGTACAGCCACAACAAAAGGCAGGGAGGGTCGAGGTGGGATGGGGTGCAGGAGAAGTTTTGCGTCCCCCCCATTCTTGGGCACGGTGTGGGAAGGGAAACAACGGGTCCTGCatggaaaggaggagggagaagggaggaaggagacTTGGGGTGGGGATTTCCTTTATCAAGAATAGTCCTGCAtccctcccagctcttcccCCGATCCCcaagaaaaaaactaaataaatcaCTCACACACCCCGGGGGCCCGAGCGGCCTGAAGCCTCTGCgggctccctgctcctgtcccttccctcctccccgggaagcggccccggccctgcccagcccttccccGCCGCTGcgcccgctccgcgcccgcggGAGGGAAAGCACAAaggagcgcggggcgggggccaCGGAACCCGGGCTCCCCACTATTGTCCCTCGCAGGTTCCGCGGCCGCGGCTACAGCTGGGGTTCGCGCGGCGGAGCCACGACGTGATTAGAAAGTCAAATGAAATCATGTTTTCTAATTCCAAAAACTGACAGGCAATATAATGTCTGGCTGTGTTTACAAATTAacaccagtgctgctgagatAGAAGATTTCGCAATCGTTACAAAACCCAGGCATTACCATTTAAAAAACTATTACTTCCTTCTCTAGTCTTTGTCCAACAATAATACTGATTCTAACATTTTCCATTCTGTCTTGGATTTATGCTCCTGTTAATTGTGCCTGATCTCAATGATTCCGGGTGGATGGTACTAAGTTGCTTTATTACAGGTTTTATTATACTCAATGCTCTCATTTGTAACTTGCCTAAAGTGCTTCTGGATTTAAGTATAATTAAATTGAGAAATGTTCAGAAATGACTACTGCTGCAGTTCTTGTGTTTTAACTATATGGGGAAATATGATCCCTTTATGCATGCACCCTAAACCCATAAAGTAAATGTAGTGTGGCATAATACTTTTATTTGTGTTATTTCTACACATATTCCATACAGGGAGGACTGTTAAGTTTAAAATCCCACTGAGATATttatgattaaataattttcaccGTCTACTTGACTTTCTTAAATATTTAGCAGTCGTTTTTATTAAAGGTTAACTGttacagcaaagcaaaaattcaaaaattacCCTCCCAATTCAGGTTTCTCTAAgggatttgttttattttttaactagATAAAATACACCTAAAAGATGCACCCTATTATTTTATACTCTCCTACATGAAGCCTGCTGATTCttatagaggaaaaaaaaacgGCTAGGCTGGCTCAAGGATTTAAACCAGATGGCATTTGGTTTTCACGAAGTATAGCAGTGCTATTAATTCATAGATCTGCAGAGGAGGCTTCCCGAATCAGCCCACTGCCATGGAGCACAACTGAGGAGGGAGAATTCAAGAGAACATTTTAGGTCATGTTCTTCCTACAGCAATCAGGGGCTTGCAGTCAACAAATTAGTTTATTCTTACGATTGCCTCCATGTTATTTTATATCAAGTTTAAAGAGTCGACCTGCTTTTAATGGATCCAAATTGGTTACTAAATCCTCCACTTTGGAAAACGTATGCGTTTATTGCAAAACTGCTAAACACAACCAGCAATTTTCTGTGGCTAATTTAGCCAGATGAGGGCTGTAATAAATTCACTATTTTCTCCGAGTATAATTTACAAAAGATTTCAAAATGACCCCCAAAAATAGGTAAGTTCATCTGAACATTATCCTTGCAACACGAAACTGTACTCATTAAACTGTCAGCGAATATATTGTTGTAATATTTGATCCTGTAATTTGGGATGGCATTTCAGCAGAAATCACATCCAGATACCACAgttctctcctcctctttcctcctGCAAGTCGAGCAGCTTCAGTCCCTCAGCATGAGCTCTGTGGGCTTTAATAAATTTATTGCCATGTTCTAATTCCATTTTCGGGGAGAAACCCAGAAAGATGAACTTTGATCACCACCTATCACGTTGCATAAGGCCACTTTCCTAACTGAACAATAGCCCTGGCTTGCTTTGTAAGTAGCCTGTGCATTAATGTCATGCTTAATTAGAAATCATTTTTAAAGTCTGTACTCATCGATAACAGAATTAGGTCCCCCAAATAATGCAGCCTCCAATAGGCTCCcaacatttaatttaatatagGGTGTAGCAGGTCTGACTCGAATTCGATAACCTATAGGTAATGATTTATGAGGTCATCCCTTTGCACCGCTACTAAAAGAAGGCGGCAGCATTTTAGTATAGCCCTTCCCTGATTTGTCAATTAATTCCTTTAGAGAAGAGGATCTCCCATACCCTCTTATAACTTTGTATGTGGTTATCCCATATGCCAATCCTGTAATCATGGGAAAccaatttttcttcttaggCCACTTTCACCCACTTCCCCCCTACCCCCCCTCTACATTTGTGAGATCTCGTTAAATGTCCTCACAGGCATTTCAGACTCGTGTCTTTCCCAAGGCAGTAAGAAATCCCCAAATGCACGGCCCTGTGGTGATATTATATATTCTTCCAATCGTAACAGCTTATTGTCATTGAGAAGGAAAGATATTGTTAACGATGACagtaatttgatttatttatattttagtgGGCAAGTTAGCGGGGAGGCATCGCGCAGGGACGAGCTGCGAGAACCTTTTGTTCTAGGTGGGGGCTTCGCTTTTCCCTGAGGGACCAGGGGGAGttctcttcttcccttcctctccttttttttttttttttttttttttttgggggggtgggtgGTGTTCCCCTCgctcccccctctccccccgACGTGCAGCTCCCGCGCTAGGAGGGACGAGCGGGCCCCGGGGCGGCCCCTTGGCTTACCGGCACGTCCTCGATGGCGTGGGGGATGGAGTGGAGGGGCAGGTCGGCCAGCCCCGAGCCCAGCCCGTGCGGGGCGTGCAGCAGGTCGTCGTGCCGCCGGTAGTCCCTGCGTGGGTCCAGCCCCGAGAGCTGGTGGGGCAAACCCCGGTGCGTGTGGAGCAGCCCCgtctcctggctctgcctctgtCCCGGCCAtcctgggtgctggggctgtggctgggcaTGCAGGGGGTTGAGGCTGTACGGGTCGTTCACGTGGGAGTAGGGGTCCTGAGACTGGGGGTAGATGGGCTGGTAAGGGGGGGGGAAGTAAGGGGGCTGGAAGTCGGCGTTGGGGGTGTGGGAGAGCGGTGGGGCGCTGGTGTAGGGAGACTGACCCACGGTCCCCAACTGGGGTAGCCGGGCTGTCCCGTTGCTGGTACTGTCGTGGCGCTCCTGAGGTGGGGAGcggggggggctgggggggggggggttcGGGGGTGGAGGGGtagaggagggggaggggaaaaggagaaaagaaaaacaaagataatATCAAACTGATTTTCCTTAAAATCGCCTTGAAAAATTCATCTATAGGGCAATGAGGGGCAAATCATCGTCTCCGAGGCGGAGAAAAGCAGATCTGGAGATCTCTCTGCCTCTGATTTCCTTTCCCAAATAATTAAGAGGTAGCCTCGCTTTTTAAAAAGCGATGATAACGGCAATAATGATAACAGCAATAAATAGCAATAATTAGAACAGGACagcttaaaataattaataaaacattGCGGCGATACAACGTGGAGTCAAAACAGATCGCGCCCCGGCATTTCAGGAGCAGGTATTTCCcacaaataaaaggaataattCACAATCGAGCATTATTGAAACGATAATTCTGCCACAACCTTCTCTAGCCCTAAACGGAAACGAGATAAATACTGTCGCTGACATTACCGATCGCGTCCCAAGAAAACCCTGGAAAATTCAACCCCACTGCCATTTTGTTACCAGGACACGCCGAAATAGGCTCCAAACAAACCGGTAGCTCCCCACAAgagttttttaaatgtttcGGGGAgaaagcactgctgtgctcccctACCTACGGGGAGAGCCGTCCCGATGGGCGGCCGAGCCCCATGGTGCGGCTCGGGAGCGGAGCGGGCAGCGGCGGCCCGGCCGCGGGGAAGCGGAGGAATGCGGCGGGCAGCCGGGGGAAGCGCCGCCGCCCCGACGGGCGAGCGGCACCGAAATGAGCCCGGCCGCTCCGGCACCGCTCTGCCGGCTCCCCGGGCCGGGCAGATGAGCCCACATGAACGTCCGGGGCAAAAGGAATGGCCTCCACGGAGGAGGATTGGAAGGAAAAGACCACGGTCCCGAAAAAGGGAAACGAGAAAGCGAAAATTCTACGTTTGCAGGTGGCAAGGTGAAGGAATCGAAGCGATAGGGTCCAAGCAAAGCCTTTTGCCGTTCTCTcgaagcagattaaaaaaaaaaaaaaaaaaaaaaaatttaagaaagaagagagagggggagggaagaatagaaaaaaataaagagagaaggggaaaaatgtaAACCACcgaattaataaaaatgaaggaaaggaaaaaaaaaagccctctcCGGAAAGCTGGGTGCGAAACCCCCACTGCCACCGCCGACAACAATAGCAACACCCAGCGCGCACCGAACCCCCTCCGAGAGAAACGTGAAGCAACTCACCATAGCCGAAAAACTGTGCACTAACATCTGCGAAGAGTCGGGGGTTACAAGTCAAGGTAGAAAAAACAACgaaaaggcagaggaaagggaGCGGCGAGGCGCGCAGCCCCCGGCGGAGCCCGCGGGCGCGGCGCGGAGGGAGCGCGGCCGGACCCGGCGCTAGGCGCGGGCGGCGGGACCGGGGCgccggggctgctcctgcaccgCGGGCGCGCCACGATAATCCATCAGAACTTGCACCGATCTCTGCTGCCCTTCATCGGCTGTTCCCAAGGCGAGCTCTCTATCCTGGCGCGGTGTGAGGAGTCAAAgttggttgctttttttctttctttctgttttttttttttttttttttttttttttggtttggtttggttttttgtttgtttgttttacgcttttttctcccccttttttttttttaagcgTGTGTATGATTGTTtcttaatccttttttttccctctgactctttctttttctcctttgactTAGCTGCTGCTTCACTTGAGCTCCTAATAACAgatctgctgccttcctggagACTCCTAATAGCAGATATTCATGACTATTAATATTACACGAACACTTAATAAGGGAAGAATGGCTGGAAATCGAGCGTGAAGCGAGAAGGCAACTCAAGGCAGAGCCTGTTCTAAATGACGTCCATTGAATGAAGAATCAGTGTATCTAATCAGAgatgggggagagggagagggagagagagacaaaaagggagagagagggagcgggagagagagagggggcACATGCTGCTGCGTCTGACGAATCACAGGAAAGGGgcaacattttaaaaggttGCAGGGCATGCAAaagtgaaagagaaagagatccggagagagggagagggtgGGAGCCAGGAGGGGGGGTGCAGAAAGAgggggggcggggagggagTGGGAGAGACGGGCAGAAGAAGAGAGGGGAGGGGGCGCGGGATCCCCCCCCTCTTCCTTCCTCACCTTCGCTTcgcttcccttcccttccccccgGCTGCCgcctccccatgtccccagccccgCAGTCCTTCGCGGGCGCACCTCGGGCTGCGGCTGCTGCGCGTAGCCGGCCTCAAAGCCGAGGGAGAAGAGCGGCTGCTCGCTGCCCGCTTGGCTCTTGCCGCCCtcggccgccccgccgccgcctttGCGCGGGGTGGGCTCCGCGgggccgcccgccgccgccgccccgtCCATGCCTCGACGGCGCCCCGCCGAGGGGCTCCCCTCGCCCCGCGCCGCCGAGCCGGCTCGCCTCCGTGCCCCACGTCCCGGAAACCGGCTGGGAAAGTTTTTTTGGGTGTCTCCCCCTCTGGGTGtcagccctcctcctcctcctcctcctcctccggtTCGAGCCCAACGCCGACCAGCGGGCGCCCGGGGtgggggggctggggagccCAAGGAGCATCCGCCGGGCTCCCCGAGGCCCCCCTCTCGGAGGATCCGGGAAGAGACGGGGGAAAAAGGCAGGAGGCAGCAAGgcggggagggaaggagggcgGGAGGGACGCGGGGGGGAGCGGGAGCTGGGAAAAGAGGCAAGGCAAGGGAGCGCTTCTCCCGGCCCAGACAAGCCGGGGCTCCGGCGCAACCCGTCGGACTGGCTGTGCAACTCCCAAACAACTCCCTTAAAACAGGCAGCGCTCCgctcgccgccgccgctgccccgccgcagccgccgcgcCGCCGGCGCCCGGCCCCAcgctccgcccgcccgccccgacCCCCCGGCGCTCCGGCCGCCCCGGGCGCTCAGCGCGGCTGGCCGGGCTTTCACGCCGTTTTTTTTGCGtctatttttgctatttttccttttttttttttttttccccagatttcatcaattttttttgtttcttttttttttcctttttttttttttttttctttccctaccCCCAGCAGGGTACAGCCACCCTCTTTTCCATCCTCTCTTAACAGTGTCCTTTCCCCCGCTCCCGAGGAAAGCACGGAGAGCCAACCCCACACGTACGCCCAGAATCCGGCCGGTTCGCCGAGCGGCTGGTGCTCCCGCCGTGTTTGGTAACACCTCGGTGCTAAGTCCCATTAACGCAAGGCAACAAAAGCCATTTGCGATGAAATCCACACGCTCGCACGTGTGCAAACTGGAAGACCGGTcctgaggggagggagggggaagaggcATGCTTTCCACCCGAAATGCAGCTGAAGaatatgtgggtttttttccggactgaaagaatttttttaaaaatccaaaacaccagaaaaacccaacccagccaacaaaaataataattaaaaaaccttACACAACCCACAAACCCCAACACTCCTGGCGCCTCATTCATAGAAATCAAGCACACGCCAATGAGTGGATCCAGAGCTTAGCTCCCACATCGGGAgacagctccatcccaaactcctAAATCCAGGACTAGATCACCAAATCACTTAGTCGGCGCTGAGCCTGCCGAGTCCTCGGTCCCTTTCCTAAACTACAGCATCACCCAAAACAGCGTCAGGCTCGGACGGGAGGGTGCCCCCCTCGACCCAGAGATGCATGTCCGCCGAGGCTGAGGGGATCTTCCCGCGTGGGTCACGAGCAAATAACAGCGTTCGCTTGCAAAGTAGAGTCTTTTATTGCGCGGTTTGAACGCACTGCACAGTCAACTTTTCGAAACGGGTGACAATAGTATTCGTTGGTTTGAGACTAGGTATGGGTCTTGGGCATagctcttcttttcctcttctgctcctTTTTGTCAGATTAAAAGACACTCGCCTCTTTCTAAAAATATGGATGCACATACAGACAGAGATGCGCGCGTACAATCTGTGCGGAACGGCTCCAAAACCGAATGagatagattttatttttttttcccccaagcgGTTAAATTACTATGTCTCAAACCCATGAGAATGTGGCCCTGAAAATTAGGAGGTTGGGGAAACACTGCTACCAAACCCGTGATTTCAGTTAGGCTGCTGACCCCTGTAAATTTGTGCACCTCGGTATAAAGCACCCGCAGATATAAAGGCTGAATTTAAGCGTCGGTCCTGAGCCAATTTATTTGGATGCCTCGGTACCTAGAGTGCAAGAATAATTCTCTTCCCTTTGTCTCTTGGCCCTCTCATTCATTCATCTGTCCATTCATTCAGCCAGCCGcctatccatccatccatccatccatccatatGGATGAGTGTAGCATCCTACAAGAGCCTTATCTACGGAGGATCTACCTATAGACCAGGCTGCTTCTGGATCCTGTTTGCCTTTCCTCATACATTCCGACAAAGCCGTGTTTCCAAAAGCCCCGAAGTTCCTGGGGAAGGACCCCAGCCCCTCTCCGGCTGCAGGACCGCAAGGAAGCCTGACGACCGAGCAGAAGTTTTCCTAAACGAAATTGAGAGACGGAGGGATGCTGAAGGCTCCCGCTTGCagctgcggggccggggctctGCCCGGGCCCGGGAGAAGCGCTTACCTCACATTCCTCATACTTGATATTATCCGTTAGTTTCCAAAGCATTTTCATGGATTGGCGTGAGAGAGGATTTGGTTCTCCCTGCCTTGCCTCTCCCTACGGTGGCGGTGCCGGGCGGCGTGGGGAGCGCGGCTGGCGGAGGCTCGGCAGCGCTCCCGTCCGCGCTCGGAGATCTCCCTCTAATGGTGGaaacttttcccttttccagctctttaCCCACAGTCTAATCGCCTCATTAGCATATCAACAACAGCCCAATTGCTCGCCAGCACAACAACCTGCAGCGATGGACACAGGTAGAAGGGACCCACgagcaagaaaaaagaaataaattaatgacAAAAACAGCTTTCTTCGACCTGCCGAGCCCTTCACGGGGGGGCAGTGGGCCCTGCGTGTCTGCCTGCGGGCCGCTGCCTGCCAGCGAAATCAAAGAGGCTATCATCCCATCCTCGGAAAGTTTGGGGCTAGCTATGAAAATCCCATGGGATTTATCTATCCCTCAatccacctttttttccttttttttttttttttttttccacggGGGTTAAAGGAAGCAAAGCGAGGAACGAGACTCGAGTCCTGCTCGAACGAGGTTATTGTCTGCGGAAGCTTCTTTTGCCCTCTGGATTTGGTCTTTTTTTGTggacattttaaaagcttcttcCCTCCgcaaactaattttttttcttctcgGCTTTGTTGGCTATTAGTCTTCAAAAAAACACCACCGAACAAATCCGACGTTATCTCCCAAACAGAAGTGGGCGAGCGGTAAATTGACTGTAGCAGGAGCCAAAAAGTCTTTTGCAAGCACTTGAGCAAAAAAAGGACGAAACAATGACCACAATAAAACTTTGGTACTTTCTTAGGTGGAGCGCTTCGTTTGCTTAACAATGTGCCGCTAAGAGAGCGCTCAGGCCACCCTCCCGGGGGGCTGCTTCTCCACCCTTCTCCTCTTTTATTTCCCCGGGTGCCCAGCCTTGAACCATCCACCGAAAGGCTCAGTTTTTCCcgtttttcttcttttttttttttttttttttttttttttctcctttttcccccgCTCTTTGGGTGATCCCTCGCTTTGCCGAAGGGCGAGGCATTCCCCTCTCCGTGGGGCTGGCGCAGCTCGCCGCGCTAGCCGTGTCCCCAGGCGTCCCCAGGAGCCGGGCATCCCCATGGCTGCCTGTGcacctggctgctctgctgctcaccgAAACTTCCTTTTGCCGACGGCAAAACCTGCCTTGTCGGCCTGGAAGACCCTCCCGGGGCCACCCTCCCCCCACGCCCTCCACGTCGGAGGAAAATTTACTGCCTCTAGGAGCGAATGGCCCCTGCACTCCGATGGGGAGCCGCAGCGGGCCCTCGGGGGCCCGGCCCACGTGTCGCCACTCCGGGAAGGGTGGCAGAGCCCCCGGGCTCCCGGCTCTGctccttcacacacacacacacacacacacacacatccatgTCCCCTAAacggatttttttttccccttcccccctccTCCACCATACTCCCACCCCCGATGCTCTTTTTCACCAGCGCTTTTGTCTGCCACTGGCAGGAGAGTAAATTGTTGTTTTTACTCCCATTGAGGTTCAAATGGAGCTGGCAGATTAAGCCTAGTTAATGCCCCGGGGGGGGTGGTGGAGATgagaaaaagagggaagggGGTTGACGAAGGGGCCCATCGCCCCTTAGCGCCGTCCTGTCTGAACCGGGGCGGGCGGGACAGCCTCCCACCCGGGACAGCCTCCCACCTGCGGCTGCACGGCACTGCCGAGGGCCAAGCCCTGACCCTTTTGCCTTCTGTGGGCCCGTGGAGGGCAGGGTTGCGAGGGGAGGGGGCGGTTTTCCCTAGAGATCCACGCGGGGCAGCGGGAGGCGGGTCCGCACGGCCCGGCCCCTCCGGCCAGGCGCGGCCAGCGGGGCCCCGCAGCGCCGGGGAGAAGGAGCCAGGAAGGCCGGGGTGCAAGGAAAAGTCGGGAAGAGATCTCAAGGCAGATAACCCGTAAATACGATTGCGCAAGAATTGatttcagtgaaagaaaagaaaatcttattgTGATCGCTTTTTCGCCCTGGCCTGATAAAAAATGTTAGAAGATatgaaagtaatttaaataatttttgtttacttatttcgctcccccacttttttttctctttctttttttttaagactacTTGCTGCTAAcctaaaggaataaaaaaatagtcTAAGGAAATACTTAGTCGACAGATTCGAAAAGTTGGgagcaaaaaaagaaacttggCTCCCATCTGGAACTGGACTCTTCTGGGGaaggaataaatttttaaaaggtcatTTTCTCTGAGAAAATCCCGTGTGCTCGAACTGAACTGTGCATCTTCTATTTCAGTAGTCGGCAAACTGTGCTCATCCGGCCCGAGCGGACGGGCACCAGGGCGCTCCAGGGTTTTCCAAGTGTCTGCCGGTTCGTGAGCCTCCGTAACTCCACGCGTGTAGTTAGCCGTGGTGCGTGAGTGTTCCCGGGGTCCGTGGGGCCGGCCGGGCCCCTGCAGGCCGCGTGTTCCCCGCCTGGCCTCTTTCGCTGGTGGGTTCTGCTTTTCCGTGCAGCTCATCCCTCGGGAGCGCTTCCCACGGGCGCCCCCGCTGCATCTACCGCCGGCTGGGACCCGCAGCGCTATTTTTCCATGGGACAGGCTGGGGTGAGAGGCTCCAGCTCCCGCGGCGCGGCCCCGGTTCGGGCGGGTCACGCCGGAGGCTGCGGGCCGTGTCCCGCGTGGGTCCGGCCGCGTCCCGGGGGCAGCCCCAAGGCTCCGGCCGCCGCCAGCCCCGGGCACGGGAACGCCGGGCGAGCACACGCAGCCTGGGCCGGCCCACGCTGCCGGGGTCGTGTCACCCGCGGAGCAGCCCCCCTCGACCCCAGGCCACCGCTCTCTACCTGTTGCAGCCGGGCCTCACGAGTGGCCgcgggcagccccagcaccgaGAGCCGCGAAACACCCAACCCCAGCGTCAGGCTCGCCCCCAACTCCCTCCGGGCCCGTCACCTTTCTcgctccagccctgcctcccgTCCCAAAATAACAATAAACCCCCGCAGGGCAGAGGGTCACCTTACCTGCCAGTCCCCCATCTTG
The nucleotide sequence above comes from Oenanthe melanoleuca isolate GR-GAL-2019-014 chromosome 2, OMel1.0, whole genome shotgun sequence. Encoded proteins:
- the TFAP2A gene encoding LOW QUALITY PROTEIN: transcription factor AP-2-alpha (The sequence of the model RefSeq protein was modified relative to this genomic sequence to represent the inferred CDS: inserted 2 bases in 1 codon); the encoded protein is MLLGLPSPPTPGARWXRRWARTGGGGGGGGGLTPRGGDTQKNFPSRFPGRGARRRAGSAARGEGSPSAGRRRGMDGAAAAGGPAEPTPRKGGGGAAEGGKSQAGSEQPLFSLGFEAGYAQQPQPEERHDSTSNGTARLPQLGTVGQSPYTSAPPLSHTPNADFQPPYFPPPYQPIYPQSQDPYSHVNDPYSLNPLHAQPQPQHPGWPGQRQSQETGLLHTHRGLPHQLSGLDPRRDYRRHDDLLHAPHGLGSGLADLPLHSIPHAIEDVPHVEDPGINIPDQTVIKKGPVSLSKSNNNAVSSIPINKDALFGGVVNPNEVFCSVPGRLSLLSSTSKYKVTVAEVQRRLSPPECLNASLLGGVLRRAKSKNGGRSLREKLDKIGLNLPAGRRKAANVTLLTSLVEGEAVHLARDFGYVCETEFPAKAVAEFLNRQHSDPNEQVTRKNMLLATKQICKEFTDLLAQDRSPLGNSRPNPILEPGIQSCLTHFNLISHGFGSPAVCAAVTALQNYLTEALKAMDKMYLSNNPNSHTDNSTKSGDKEEKHRK